In the genome of Leeuwenhoekiella sp. MAR_2009_132, one region contains:
- a CDS encoding thiol-disulfide oxidoreductase DCC family protein: MFQKLNRTTHIPNSKPILIWDGACGFCKFWVTRWKFATGDAVYYTTFQESAQNFPDIPLKEFKKASRFIDLDGFIYSGPDSAYKLYESIPSKDYPFHRWYIKYSAFRWLSDHAYNFIAKNRPMVFKWVKILFGSNPTNLKPYWLLYIFCILLFVFVLFQ, translated from the coding sequence ATGTTTCAGAAGCTTAACAGAACAACACATATACCTAATAGTAAACCTATCTTAATTTGGGATGGAGCATGTGGTTTCTGTAAATTTTGGGTCACCCGCTGGAAATTTGCGACGGGCGATGCTGTTTATTATACAACATTTCAGGAATCTGCTCAAAATTTTCCAGATATCCCACTTAAAGAATTTAAAAAAGCCAGCCGATTTATAGATTTAGATGGGTTTATTTATAGCGGTCCCGATTCTGCTTATAAATTGTATGAGTCTATTCCTTCTAAAGATTATCCTTTTCACAGATGGTATATAAAATACAGCGCTTTTAGGTGGTTGAGTGATCATGCTTATAATTTTATAGCCAAAAACAGACCTATGGTATTCAAATGGGTTAAAATTCTATTTGGTAGTAATCCTACAAATTTAAAACCGTATTGGCTTTTATATATTTTTTGTATTCTTCTCTTCGTTTTTGTGCTTTTTCAATAA
- a CDS encoding FecR family protein has translation MENEKNILKWLNGEMSPLELEAFKKTSDYKKYAQIANYSTNLKTEQLDLTKSYADLKTKLEERTKSKLVTPNFKWMGAAAAAVVILLFSTYFIFSERQIDTVAKVAQTKQTQLPDASDVLLNSESRLSYTIKEWKKGNREVNLEGEAFFKVTKGSDFKVTTTTGVVQVLGTQFNVRDHNDYFEVQCYEGRVRVTFNNQKIILLSGERYRFINGSGEKIDGLAAKQPSWITDESNFDEVPVKYVINELERKYDVKITTEYIDLKQLFTGSFSTTDLEKALKSVAIPLGLNFEYIGKKTIRLYAN, from the coding sequence ATGGAAAATGAAAAAAACATATTAAAATGGCTTAATGGCGAAATGAGTCCTTTAGAATTAGAAGCATTTAAAAAAACCTCTGATTATAAAAAATATGCTCAAATAGCGAATTATTCTACTAACCTGAAGACTGAGCAATTAGATTTGACAAAAAGCTATGCAGATTTAAAGACTAAATTAGAAGAAAGAACCAAATCAAAATTAGTAACACCTAATTTTAAATGGATGGGTGCTGCGGCTGCGGCGGTAGTAATTTTATTATTTTCAACCTACTTTATTTTTAGTGAGCGGCAGATAGATACCGTAGCCAAAGTTGCACAAACAAAACAAACACAACTACCTGATGCTTCAGATGTTCTGCTAAATTCGGAAAGTAGGCTTTCTTACACTATTAAAGAGTGGAAAAAAGGGAACCGTGAAGTAAATTTAGAAGGCGAAGCCTTTTTTAAAGTAACAAAGGGAAGCGATTTTAAGGTAACAACAACTACAGGAGTTGTACAAGTTTTAGGAACTCAGTTTAATGTAAGAGATCACAATGATTATTTTGAAGTGCAATGTTATGAGGGCAGAGTGCGCGTAACTTTTAATAATCAAAAAATAATTCTATTATCGGGTGAGCGGTACCGTTTTATAAATGGCTCAGGAGAAAAAATAGACGGCCTTGCTGCCAAACAACCATCATGGATTACAGATGAAAGCAATTTTGATGAGGTACCTGTTAAATACGTGATAAATGAATTAGAACGAAAGTACGATGTGAAAATCACTACTGAATATATAGACCTAAAGCAATTATTTACGGGCAGTTTTAGTACAACAGATTTAGAAAAAGCTTTGAAATCTGTGGCTATTCCCTTAGGATTAAATTTTGAATATATAGGAAAGAAAACCATTCGCTTGTATGCAAATTAA
- the ppgK gene encoding polyphosphate--glucose phosphotransferase, whose product MEILGVDVGGSGIKGVPVNLDQEKYLGDRFRLDTPMPREPKAMVKTIAEVVKNWDWKGVVGVGFPTVIHKGKALEHGNLDKSWLGLQVDDMISQKIGLPVNVMNDADAAGLAEMEFGVGKGVQGLVITVTIGTGIGSGVFFNGELIPNFELGQMKYKKKTSIEEFASRRVRLDNEMSFKKWGKRFNKFIQLVSQISQPELIIIGGGASKNLDEYIKYLKTDIPIMAAHTRNHAGIIGAALGARHLLK is encoded by the coding sequence ATGGAAATTCTTGGAGTTGATGTAGGAGGATCTGGTATTAAAGGAGTACCTGTTAATCTGGATCAGGAGAAATATTTAGGCGATAGATTTAGACTAGACACTCCAATGCCCCGTGAACCTAAAGCAATGGTAAAAACGATTGCCGAAGTTGTAAAAAATTGGGATTGGAAAGGTGTTGTGGGTGTTGGTTTTCCTACAGTAATTCATAAAGGTAAAGCCCTTGAACATGGTAATCTTGATAAATCCTGGTTGGGTTTACAGGTAGATGATATGATTTCTCAAAAAATAGGCTTACCTGTAAATGTAATGAATGATGCAGATGCTGCTGGTCTCGCAGAGATGGAGTTTGGTGTTGGGAAAGGAGTGCAAGGTCTGGTTATAACCGTAACTATAGGAACCGGTATAGGAAGTGGTGTTTTCTTTAATGGCGAACTCATTCCTAATTTTGAATTGGGACAAATGAAGTACAAGAAGAAAACCTCAATTGAAGAATTTGCTTCTCGTCGGGTACGTCTAGATAACGAAATGAGTTTTAAAAAGTGGGGAAAACGCTTTAATAAATTTATTCAGTTAGTAAGTCAAATTAGTCAACCCGAACTTATAATAATAGGTGGTGGCGCCAGTAAAAACTTAGATGAATATATTAAATATCTTAAAACTGATATTCCTATTATGGCGGCTCATACACGTAATCACGCAGGAATTATAGGTGCTGCTCTGGGTGCACGGCATCTGTTGAAATAA
- a CDS encoding RNA polymerase sigma factor translates to MSELNNLCKETVFQNFYISLIQGAKNFAFYKCGDESQALDLTQEAFIKIWENCNRIEFSKAKTYLFTTINNQFLNSVKHQKVVLNYEKKTLTEDRSFQDPEFILEEQEFKSKLRTAISNLSEGQREVFLMNRIDGKKYKEIAELLDISIKAVEKRMSLALKALRAEIPNI, encoded by the coding sequence ATTTCAGAATTAAATAATTTATGTAAAGAAACTGTATTTCAGAATTTTTATATTTCTCTAATACAAGGCGCAAAAAATTTTGCATTCTATAAATGTGGAGATGAGTCACAGGCACTTGACTTAACACAAGAGGCATTTATTAAAATTTGGGAGAATTGTAATCGTATTGAATTCTCAAAAGCAAAAACTTATTTATTTACGACTATAAATAATCAATTTTTAAATAGTGTAAAGCATCAAAAAGTTGTGCTTAACTATGAGAAAAAAACTCTTACCGAGGATCGCTCTTTTCAAGATCCTGAATTTATACTGGAAGAACAAGAATTTAAATCAAAACTACGAACTGCAATCTCTAATCTGAGTGAAGGTCAGCGAGAGGTTTTTTTAATGAATAGAATTGACGGAAAAAAATACAAAGAAATTGCAGAACTGTTAGACATTTCAATCAAAGCCGTAGAAAAAAGAATGAGTCTAGCTTTAAAAGCATTGAGAGCTGAAATACCTAATATCTAA
- a CDS encoding bacteriorhodopsin-like — protein MKTFTMTFSAIAQMATDDYVGFTFFVGSMAMMAASAFFFLSMNDFDRKWKTSILVSGLITFIAAVHYFYMRGYWEDYSESPTFFRYVDWVLTVPLMCVEFYLILRVAGAKRSLMWRLIFLSVVMLVTGYIGETIYRDQAQIWGLISGIAYFVIVYDIWLGSAKKLATSAGGHVLKAHKTLCWFVLVGWAIYPLGYMAGTPGFYSGWFDGLSMDVIYNIGDAINKIGFGLVVYNLAIMSTENKKTV, from the coding sequence ATGAAAACTTTTACAATGACTTTTAGTGCCATTGCACAAATGGCGACAGACGACTACGTTGGCTTCACCTTTTTTGTGGGAAGCATGGCTATGATGGCTGCATCAGCGTTTTTCTTCTTATCAATGAACGACTTTGACCGTAAATGGAAAACTTCAATTCTAGTCTCAGGATTAATTACATTTATTGCAGCCGTACATTACTTCTATATGAGAGGATACTGGGAAGACTATTCAGAATCACCTACCTTCTTTAGATATGTAGACTGGGTTCTTACCGTACCTTTAATGTGTGTTGAATTTTATCTGATTTTAAGAGTTGCGGGTGCAAAACGCTCTTTAATGTGGCGCCTTATTTTCCTTTCTGTTGTAATGCTGGTTACAGGTTACATCGGGGAAACTATTTATCGTGATCAGGCACAAATTTGGGGCTTAATTTCGGGTATCGCTTACTTTGTAATCGTATACGATATCTGGCTGGGAAGTGCTAAAAAACTAGCAACTAGTGCCGGTGGGCACGTTTTAAAAGCACACAAGACCTTATGTTGGTTTGTTTTAGTAGGCTGGGCAATTTATCCTTTAGGATATATGGCAGGAACTCCCGGATTTTATAGCGGCTGGTTTGATGGTCTAAGTATGGATGTTATTTATAACATTGGTGATGCAATTAACAAAATAGGATTTGGCCTGGTTGTATATAATCTCGCTATAATGTCTACCGAAAATAAGAAAACTGTTTAA
- a CDS encoding AI-2E family transporter produces MNKLKPELVRQLFLIILILFLFILILEEMIPYLSGVLGAITLYVLLRKFVKKLVKRGWKPGLAAGLAMLASFLIIIVPIGLTVMMLTNKIGKAVKNSERVIEVVKEQVGTWEADLGFKVSESIDTNSITSWVSTNLQNFAGGTFNVFIAVGIMYFMLYYMLINRTEMRKSLFAFIPLDAESIKRIGEESVAMVKSNALGIPLVAIAQGVVALIGFLIFGVPDPFFWFVITAIGSMIPFVGTLLGIVPVVILMVAGGDNLQAVGIAIYGLVVVGSTDNLIRLYVLEKLANVHPLVTLIGVIVGVPLFGFIGLIFGPLVISLFLLIVKIYKHEYGDSDPQLEEELNTDVSEA; encoded by the coding sequence ACTCGTAAGGCAGCTTTTTTTAATTATTTTAATACTATTCCTCTTTATACTAATCCTTGAGGAGATGATTCCTTATTTATCTGGGGTATTAGGAGCGATAACCTTATACGTTTTACTACGTAAGTTTGTAAAAAAACTGGTAAAACGTGGTTGGAAACCCGGTTTAGCGGCTGGTCTTGCAATGCTCGCTTCTTTTCTTATTATTATTGTTCCTATAGGGCTAACCGTGATGATGCTTACCAATAAAATAGGAAAAGCTGTAAAAAACTCAGAACGGGTGATTGAAGTTGTTAAAGAACAAGTGGGGACCTGGGAGGCAGATTTAGGCTTTAAGGTTAGCGAATCCATAGATACCAACTCTATTACCAGTTGGGTATCTACAAACCTTCAGAATTTTGCAGGTGGCACTTTTAATGTATTTATAGCTGTAGGTATTATGTACTTTATGCTCTATTACATGCTTATAAATCGTACCGAAATGCGCAAATCTTTGTTTGCATTTATCCCTTTAGATGCTGAAAGCATTAAACGTATTGGCGAAGAAAGTGTTGCAATGGTAAAGAGTAATGCACTGGGAATACCACTTGTAGCAATTGCACAGGGTGTAGTAGCTTTGATAGGGTTTCTCATTTTTGGGGTACCCGATCCATTCTTTTGGTTTGTTATTACAGCTATAGGAAGTATGATTCCATTTGTGGGAACTTTATTAGGTATTGTCCCAGTTGTTATTCTAATGGTAGCGGGTGGTGACAACTTGCAAGCAGTAGGTATTGCTATTTACGGTCTAGTCGTAGTAGGATCTACAGATAATCTTATTAGACTTTATGTACTCGAAAAACTAGCAAACGTACATCCTTTAGTTACTTTAATTGGAGTTATAGTAGGTGTGCCTTTATTTGGTTTTATAGGGTTAATATTTGGACCACTAGTCATCAGCTTATTCTTACTAATTGTAAAAATTTACAAGCACGAATATGGAGACTCTGATCCTCAACTTGAAGAAGAATTAAACACTGATGTTTCAGAAGCTTAA
- the argS gene encoding arginine--tRNA ligase: MNLPEKLSQAVKDAVRNLFNAELNEVELQPTRKDFEGDLTVVVFPILRVAKGNPAVIGEQIGAYVKENLTEISDFNVVKGFLNLVIADSYYLEFFKQIRSIENYGHKSAEGKALMVEYSSPNTNKPLHLGHVRNNLLGYSVAEIIKASGKKVYKTQIINDRGIHICKSMLAWKKFGEGETPESTGLKGDKLVGNYYVKFDKAYKEEQSYLVAQGKTKEEAEKQAPLILEAQDMLRKWESGDKEVVALWEMMNSWVYAGFEETYKNLGVDFDSYYYESNTYLLGKDNIEEGLRNGVFYRKEDGSVWCDLTADGLDEKIVLRSDGTAVYMTQDIGTAIQRVKDHNDVGGMIYTVGNEQDYHFKVLFLILKKLGYDWAENLYHLSYGMVDLPSGKMKSREGTVVDADDLINEMTTTAGNIAEELGKLDGYSDTEKQELYKIIGLGALKYYILKVDPKKRILFNPEESVDFQGNTGPFIQYTYARIQSILRKAVDNGVPVTADHNDLHPKEKELIKQVALYPETIKLAAENHSPALIANYTYDLVKEFNSFYQQVSILGADRDEEKSFRVALSKKVSEVIASAFSLLGIEVPERM, translated from the coding sequence ATGAATTTACCAGAAAAATTAAGTCAAGCCGTTAAAGATGCAGTACGAAACCTTTTTAATGCCGAATTAAACGAAGTAGAACTACAACCTACACGCAAGGATTTTGAAGGTGATTTAACGGTTGTGGTATTTCCTATTTTGCGAGTTGCTAAAGGAAACCCTGCGGTTATTGGCGAGCAAATAGGGGCCTATGTAAAGGAGAATCTTACCGAAATTTCTGATTTTAATGTGGTTAAAGGTTTTCTGAATCTGGTTATAGCAGACAGTTACTATTTAGAGTTTTTTAAGCAAATACGTTCTATAGAAAATTACGGACATAAATCTGCAGAAGGTAAGGCTTTGATGGTAGAGTACTCTTCACCAAATACGAATAAGCCGTTGCATTTAGGCCACGTACGCAATAATCTGTTAGGATATTCTGTAGCAGAAATCATAAAAGCCTCAGGTAAAAAAGTTTATAAAACACAAATTATAAATGACCGTGGGATTCATATTTGTAAAAGTATGCTTGCCTGGAAAAAATTTGGTGAGGGTGAAACACCGGAGTCTACAGGTTTAAAAGGAGACAAACTGGTAGGTAATTACTACGTGAAGTTTGATAAAGCCTACAAAGAAGAGCAATCATATCTAGTAGCTCAGGGAAAGACAAAGGAAGAAGCAGAGAAACAAGCTCCTTTAATCCTCGAGGCACAGGATATGTTACGCAAATGGGAATCAGGAGATAAGGAGGTAGTTGCGCTTTGGGAAATGATGAACAGCTGGGTTTATGCAGGTTTTGAAGAAACGTATAAAAATCTGGGTGTAGATTTTGACAGTTACTATTATGAAAGCAATACCTATTTATTAGGTAAAGATAATATTGAAGAAGGCCTTAGAAACGGAGTTTTTTATAGAAAGGAAGATGGTTCAGTCTGGTGCGATTTAACAGCAGACGGTCTTGATGAAAAAATAGTTTTGCGTAGCGATGGTACTGCGGTATATATGACGCAAGATATAGGTACAGCAATACAACGTGTAAAAGATCACAACGATGTAGGCGGAATGATTTATACGGTAGGTAATGAGCAGGATTATCATTTTAAAGTCTTGTTTTTAATTCTGAAAAAACTAGGATATGACTGGGCTGAAAACCTGTATCATTTAAGCTATGGAATGGTAGACTTGCCAAGCGGAAAAATGAAAAGCCGCGAAGGTACTGTAGTTGACGCAGATGATCTTATTAATGAAATGACAACCACAGCAGGCAATATTGCTGAAGAATTAGGTAAGCTTGATGGCTATAGCGATACAGAGAAGCAGGAGTTGTATAAGATAATAGGGCTGGGTGCATTAAAATATTATATTCTTAAAGTAGATCCTAAAAAACGTATTCTTTTCAATCCCGAAGAGTCTGTAGATTTTCAAGGAAATACAGGACCTTTTATACAGTATACCTATGCGCGTATTCAGTCTATTTTGAGAAAGGCAGTAGATAATGGGGTGCCGGTTACTGCAGATCATAATGACTTACATCCTAAAGAAAAAGAACTGATAAAGCAAGTCGCTTTATATCCTGAAACCATAAAATTAGCAGCAGAAAATCACAGTCCGGCTTTAATTGCTAATTACACGTATGATTTGGTTAAAGAGTTTAATTCTTTTTACCAGCAAGTTTCGATTTTAGGAGCAGATAGAGATGAAGAGAAAAGCTTCCGCGTAGCGCTCTCAAAAAAAGTTAGTGAAGTAATAGCATCAGCTTTTAGCTTATTAGGAATAGAGGTTCCTGAGCGTATGTAG
- a CDS encoding bifunctional 5,10-methylenetetrahydrofolate dehydrogenase/5,10-methenyltetrahydrofolate cyclohydrolase, with the protein MTILDGKKTSDDLKNEIALEVKEMKARGEKVPHLAAVLVGNDGASLTYVGSKVRSCERIGFDSTLIKLAEETTEEELLDQIDKLNKNPEIDGYIVQLPLPKHIDEQKVLLAVDPDKDVDGFHPTNFGKMAQDMPVFIPATPFGIMELLKRYNVPTEGKHTVVIGRSHIVGRPMSILMSQKGNPGNSTVTLAHSRTTNLEELTKQADIIITALGVPEFLKADMVKEGVTIIDVGITRVPDKTKERGYRITGDVDFEAVSKKADFITPVPGGVGPMTIAMLLKNTLLARARHNAL; encoded by the coding sequence ATGACTATTCTAGACGGAAAAAAAACCAGTGATGATTTAAAAAATGAAATCGCTCTGGAAGTTAAAGAAATGAAAGCCAGAGGTGAAAAAGTACCTCATCTTGCAGCGGTTTTAGTAGGGAATGATGGTGCGAGTCTTACTTATGTAGGAAGTAAAGTGCGTTCTTGTGAGCGTATAGGTTTTGATTCTACGTTAATTAAGTTAGCTGAAGAAACTACTGAGGAAGAACTTCTAGATCAAATAGATAAGCTTAATAAGAATCCTGAAATAGATGGGTATATTGTGCAGCTTCCGTTACCAAAACATATTGATGAGCAAAAGGTACTACTTGCTGTAGATCCAGATAAAGATGTAGATGGTTTTCATCCTACAAACTTTGGCAAAATGGCTCAGGATATGCCGGTTTTTATTCCTGCTACACCTTTTGGTATTATGGAATTATTAAAGCGCTATAATGTTCCTACTGAAGGTAAACACACTGTTGTAATAGGTCGCAGTCATATTGTAGGGCGTCCTATGAGTATATTAATGTCTCAGAAAGGTAACCCGGGTAACAGCACCGTAACTCTTGCTCATAGCCGTACAACTAATTTAGAAGAATTAACTAAACAGGCAGATATTATTATTACCGCATTAGGTGTTCCTGAATTTCTAAAAGCAGATATGGTTAAAGAGGGCGTGACGATTATAGATGTAGGTATAACTCGAGTTCCAGACAAGACTAAAGAACGTGGTTACCGCATTACTGGTGATGTAGACTTTGAAGCGGTAAGTAAAAAAGCAGATTTTATTACTCCTGTTCCTGGTGGAGTAGGACCTATGACTATCGCAATGTTGTTAAAGAATACTTTGCTGGCAAGAGCAAGACATAATGCACTATAA
- a CDS encoding Brp/Blh family beta-carotene 15,15'-dioxygenase translates to MRSLLIIITFFLLWVSSFLTPWGENFCGLILILTIGVLHGSNDIKLLVNLDATKSNLNSKWRYLLFYILIVILGAVCFYLLPTSALLLFIGISAYHFGEQHWSNQFISRARKTKIYAFFYGLTIFLLLFYFNPLEVQEVVVNLTAFEVPLSWFLPLLLTSLGILFILTYVYRNLLTCNFVLEGFYLLIFSIIFSSTPLIWGFAIYFVIWHSIPSLNDQLIFLYGDVSRSSIFRYIKSSAIYWFFSILGLLGVYFFVGTDVAMLLPILFSFLAAITFPHVFVIDQIQKM, encoded by the coding sequence TTGAGGTCATTATTAATAATCATAACTTTTTTTTTACTCTGGGTAAGTTCTTTTTTAACACCCTGGGGTGAAAATTTTTGTGGTCTTATTCTAATATTGACCATAGGAGTATTACATGGTTCAAATGACATTAAGCTTCTTGTGAATTTAGATGCTACAAAAAGTAATTTGAATTCTAAGTGGCGCTATCTCTTGTTTTATATACTAATCGTAATTCTAGGAGCGGTTTGTTTTTATCTATTGCCTACAAGTGCATTACTTTTATTTATAGGTATAAGTGCCTATCATTTTGGAGAACAGCATTGGAGTAACCAATTTATATCTAGAGCACGTAAAACTAAGATTTATGCGTTTTTTTATGGTCTAACTATTTTCTTGCTCTTATTTTATTTTAATCCCCTTGAAGTTCAGGAAGTGGTAGTAAACCTGACGGCATTTGAGGTGCCGTTAAGTTGGTTTCTTCCTCTGTTACTAACAAGCCTCGGTATTCTGTTTATTCTTACGTACGTGTACCGAAATCTGCTAACTTGTAATTTTGTTTTAGAAGGGTTCTACCTACTTATATTTAGCATCATTTTTAGTAGTACTCCCTTAATTTGGGGTTTTGCTATTTACTTTGTGATTTGGCATAGTATTCCTTCGCTTAACGATCAGCTTATTTTTTTATATGGAGATGTTTCCCGAAGTAGCATATTTAGATATATAAAAAGCTCTGCTATCTATTGGTTTTTTTCGATTTTAGGACTTTTGGGAGTATATTTTTTCGTGGGTACAGATGTTGCTATGCTGCTTCCTATTTTGTTTTCTTTTTTAGCGGCGATTACATTTCCGCACGTTTTTGTAATTGATCAAATACAAAAGATGTAA
- a CDS encoding carboxypeptidase-like regulatory domain-containing protein produces the protein MQIKKWYILIIILLYVNLPGYTQNNQGQALEQLLTQLENQFDVKFSYGVKTIADFKVPSNLKFSTLNEALIFLNTKTSFEAIALDERYITISPSKKNISLCGVVTDSETGEILPGASISLSKNQGSIANNNGAFSIVTETVNLNISISFIGYKTSTIPVKELVSTTGNCLNIPLTPEKINLEEIVITRFLTRGLQRSQDDKLIINSKKFGILPGLTDPDVLQTIQVLPGIESIDESLNNINVRGGTQDENLMLWDDIVMYHSGHFFGLISAYNPNLTERVEVGKNGTSSEYSGGVSATVSMFTSDKIDKNLTGSVGLNALSTDAFLQIPLSDKLAFQFSGRRSLTDQLQTPTYKAYYKRSFQDSEINNQQETTNPNQQTSSDFSFYDYSGKMLYNFNDKQKIRLSFIKISNDLFYEETTTEENIPAKQSQLSQKNLAFGVNLSSTWSNAYTTYINAYYTKYNIDSEEFETASQQQLDQENEVLETSIKYKGTLLLSPQLSWLHGYQFIETGIRNVTRVNQPLFNQRQKNVLRSHSIFNDLSLEYKGLFLRSGVRVSYFEKFKKLRIEPRINARQKFANYFSVKLQGEFKYQTATQIIDFENDFLGVENRRWILANDNDIPLIRSKQLSLGFDYNHRGWLIDITGFYKRVSGITASNQGFQNQFQFIKTSGSYTANGIEVILNKNLSNASAWLTYTFSQNDYTFEKLSPASFPNNTDIRHSFTLATNYAIFKNLKIAAGATYRSGRPYTKPIEPETLPAGNNYSVVNYGLPNAENLDDFFRLDASLAYEFKWQKVMSKFTVGVLNILDTQNTIQQYYEVNPENRQETLAIVNTSLGITPNASLRINF, from the coding sequence ATGCAAATTAAAAAGTGGTACATTCTAATCATAATTTTGTTATATGTAAACCTGCCTGGTTATACTCAAAATAATCAAGGTCAGGCTCTAGAGCAATTGCTAACTCAACTGGAAAATCAATTTGATGTTAAATTCTCATACGGCGTAAAGACTATTGCAGATTTTAAAGTACCATCAAATTTAAAGTTTAGTACGCTTAACGAAGCTCTTATATTTTTAAATACTAAAACCTCCTTTGAAGCAATAGCACTAGATGAGCGGTATATTACCATCTCTCCTTCTAAAAAAAACATCTCACTCTGTGGGGTGGTAACTGATTCAGAAACAGGTGAAATATTACCGGGTGCTAGTATAAGTTTAAGTAAAAATCAAGGCTCTATAGCAAATAATAATGGTGCTTTCAGCATCGTTACTGAAACAGTAAATCTTAACATCTCAATTTCTTTTATTGGCTATAAAACCTCTACTATACCTGTAAAAGAGCTAGTCTCAACTACCGGAAATTGCTTAAATATACCGCTTACACCAGAGAAAATTAATTTAGAAGAAATTGTAATTACTCGGTTTCTCACTAGAGGGTTACAACGCAGTCAGGATGATAAATTAATCATTAACAGTAAAAAATTTGGTATTCTGCCGGGACTCACAGATCCCGATGTTCTACAAACTATACAAGTGTTACCGGGCATAGAAAGTATTGATGAAAGTTTAAACAATATTAATGTACGAGGTGGTACTCAAGACGAAAATCTAATGTTGTGGGATGATATAGTTATGTATCATTCAGGTCATTTTTTTGGGTTGATTTCGGCCTACAATCCCAACCTCACAGAACGCGTAGAAGTAGGAAAAAATGGAACTTCTTCAGAATATAGTGGTGGTGTTAGCGCCACTGTAAGTATGTTTACTTCAGATAAAATAGACAAAAACTTAACAGGCAGCGTGGGTTTAAATGCCCTAAGTACAGATGCATTTCTACAGATACCTTTAAGTGATAAACTTGCCTTTCAATTTTCTGGCAGAAGATCTCTAACAGATCAATTGCAAACACCTACCTATAAAGCCTATTACAAACGTAGTTTTCAGGACTCTGAAATTAATAATCAACAAGAAACTACAAATCCAAATCAACAAACCTCCTCAGATTTTTCGTTTTACGATTATTCAGGGAAAATGCTTTACAATTTCAACGACAAGCAAAAAATACGCTTAAGCTTTATCAAAATTAGCAATGATCTTTTTTATGAAGAAACTACTACCGAAGAGAATATTCCCGCTAAACAAAGTCAATTATCACAAAAAAATCTAGCCTTTGGTGTAAATCTCAGCTCCACGTGGTCCAACGCGTACACGACCTATATAAATGCTTATTATACCAAATACAATATAGATTCTGAAGAGTTTGAAACAGCTTCGCAACAGCAATTAGATCAAGAAAATGAGGTGTTAGAAACCAGTATAAAATACAAAGGCACACTACTATTATCTCCACAACTAAGTTGGTTGCATGGATATCAATTTATTGAAACCGGAATACGCAATGTAACTCGTGTTAACCAACCTCTTTTTAACCAACGGCAAAAAAACGTATTACGGAGCCACAGTATATTTAATGATTTATCTTTAGAATATAAGGGGCTGTTTCTTAGATCTGGTGTACGGGTTTCATATTTTGAAAAATTTAAAAAGCTTCGCATTGAGCCCAGAATTAATGCCCGGCAAAAGTTTGCAAACTACTTCTCAGTAAAACTTCAGGGTGAGTTTAAATATCAGACCGCCACTCAAATTATTGATTTTGAAAATGATTTTCTAGGCGTTGAAAATAGACGATGGATTTTAGCTAACGATAATGATATCCCACTTATACGCAGTAAACAACTATCTCTGGGTTTTGACTACAATCATCGGGGCTGGCTTATAGACATAACAGGGTTTTATAAAAGGGTCTCTGGTATTACAGCTTCAAATCAAGGTTTTCAAAATCAATTTCAATTCATTAAGACTTCAGGAAGTTATACTGCAAATGGTATTGAAGTTATTTTGAACAAAAATTTAAGCAACGCAAGTGCTTGGCTTACCTATACGTTTTCACAAAATGATTATACCTTTGAAAAATTAAGCCCAGCTTCGTTTCCTAACAATACAGATATTAGACATTCCTTTACGCTAGCAACAAATTATGCAATCTTTAAAAATTTAAAAATTGCAGCTGGTGCAACATACCGAAGTGGCAGACCATATACAAAACCTATTGAGCCAGAAACCTTACCAGCTGGCAATAACTATAGCGTTGTAAATTATGGATTACCTAACGCCGAAAATCTAGATGATTTTTTTAGGTTAGATGCTTCTCTAGCTTATGAATTTAAGTGGCAAAAAGTTATGTCAAAATTTACTGTAGGCGTTCTCAACATTCTAGATACTCAAAACACAATTCAGCAGTATTATGAAGTTAATCCTGAAAATAGACAAGAAACCCTAGCTATCGTAAATACTTCGCTAGGAATTACGCCCAATGCCTCCTTACGCATAAATTTCTAA